In one window of Candidatus Omnitrophota bacterium DNA:
- a CDS encoding methionyl-tRNA formyltransferase: MRIILFSTSDDFIRTLPRVLVDAGGVVPAVVTGPGTEVPPLSGIQNLCPGDVNSREFIEELKSFHPDLFVVVSFGRIFSEDFLAVPELGAVNIHFSLLPAYRGAAPIEWAVFNGEKRTGITVFKICRELDAGDMINSKSFDIAAGESALSLYSRLAKASPDVIRESIRLIEEPAFRPSPQEGLASVARRLEKKDGLADFRKDSAELIYRKVLAFSGKINITSIIRGESVIIKEARFLEKAVSGAPGTVLSLEKDNGFSVNCASGALLITSVQPAGKKRMSGWEFVLGRRLSPGDQI, from the coding sequence ATGAGAATCATTCTTTTTTCCACATCTGATGATTTTATCCGGACTCTTCCCCGCGTTCTGGTTGATGCCGGCGGCGTCGTGCCGGCTGTTGTCACCGGCCCCGGAACGGAAGTTCCCCCGCTTTCAGGGATTCAAAATCTCTGCCCCGGAGATGTCAATTCCCGGGAGTTCATAGAAGAACTGAAAAGTTTTCATCCCGATCTGTTTGTCGTCGTTTCATTCGGCCGGATATTTTCGGAAGATTTTCTCGCCGTGCCGGAGCTCGGCGCCGTTAATATACATTTTTCTCTTCTGCCCGCATACAGGGGCGCCGCGCCTATCGAGTGGGCTGTTTTCAACGGCGAAAAAAGAACGGGGATCACGGTTTTTAAAATATGCAGGGAGCTCGATGCGGGAGATATGATAAACTCGAAAAGTTTTGATATCGCCGCGGGCGAGTCCGCGCTCTCGCTTTACAGCCGTCTGGCAAAAGCTTCCCCTGATGTCATAAGAGAAAGTATCCGTTTGATAGAGGAACCGGCTTTCAGGCCTTCTCCTCAAGAGGGGTTAGCCAGCGTTGCCCGGAGACTTGAAAAAAAAGACGGTCTGGCGGATTTCAGAAAAGACAGCGCGGAGCTGATATACAGAAAGGTTTTGGCTTTTTCGGGAAAAATCAATATCACATCGATTATTCGCGGCGAAAGCGTCATTATCAAAGAGGCGCGGTTCCTTGAAAAAGCTGTTTCCGGCGCTCCGGGAACAGTGCTTTCTCTTGAGAAGGACAACGGCTTCTCGGTCAACTGCGCGTCGGGCGCGCTTCTGATCACTTCGGTTCAGCCCGCCGGTAAAAAACGGATGAGCGGATGGGAATTTGTCCTTGGCCGTCGCCTTTCGCCCGGCGATCAGATATAA